The proteins below are encoded in one region of Candidatus Rokuibacteriota bacterium:
- a CDS encoding ABC transporter permease, giving the protein MKLLLAPAVVVLAVFAAALGALFRWSFLEFIPGSLRPGGLTLANFRSVLAPQYLDTVWDTVLLSAATTLLTLVLSYPVAYALARTPSRRARSALLILTLAPFFTGAIVRTYAWVLVLGNAVVTWPVPMLFTERGVLVGLVHFSMPSMILVLAAALSHIDPAYERAAASLGAGPARVFWRVTLPLSMPGIVSGGLIVFAWTLSAFATPELLGGGKVKMIANVVKDLGLDSFNWPGAAAFAMLSLALTLALLVGLGRLTAGRAA; this is encoded by the coding sequence GTGAAGCTCCTGCTCGCGCCGGCCGTCGTCGTGCTCGCCGTGTTCGCGGCGGCGCTCGGGGCGCTGTTCCGGTGGAGCTTCCTCGAGTTCATCCCGGGGTCGCTCCGGCCCGGCGGGCTCACGCTCGCCAACTTCCGGAGCGTGCTGGCCCCGCAGTACCTGGACACCGTGTGGGACACGGTGCTCCTGAGCGCGGCGACGACGCTCCTGACCCTCGTGCTGTCCTACCCGGTCGCTTACGCGCTGGCGCGGACGCCGTCGCGCCGGGCTCGCTCGGCGCTGCTCATCCTCACGCTCGCCCCATTCTTCACGGGCGCCATCGTGCGGACGTACGCCTGGGTGCTCGTGCTCGGCAATGCCGTCGTCACCTGGCCGGTGCCGATGCTCTTCACCGAGCGCGGTGTCCTCGTCGGCCTCGTCCACTTCTCCATGCCGTCCATGATCCTCGTCCTGGCCGCCGCGTTGAGCCACATCGACCCGGCGTACGAGCGCGCGGCGGCAAGCCTGGGGGCGGGCCCCGCGCGCGTCTTCTGGCGGGTGACGCTGCCGCTGTCCATGCCCGGCATCGTCTCCGGCGGGCTCATCGTTTTCGCGTGGACGCTCAGCGCTTTCGCCACGCCCGAGCTCTTGGGCGGCGGCAAGGTCAAGATGATCGCCAACGTCGTGAAAGACCTCGGGCTCGACTCCTTCAACTGGCCCGGCGCCGCGGCGTTCGCCATGCTCTCGCTGGCGCTGACGCTGGCGCTGCTGGTCGGGCTGGGCCGGCTGACGGCGGGGCGCGCGGCGTGA
- a CDS encoding ABC transporter substrate-binding protein, with translation MRARVLTGTLVALLTVPLLVSAASAQNALVVSIWGGNWKDTVEKVVAKPFTAKTGIPVEFEVGGTIDRLAKARVAKGSPLVDLNFTTTHVARLYISDGLYEKLDMAKIPNSKEIAREAFRSEYHLGSWAYVYTVVYRPDLVKEEITKWSDLWNPALKGKIAMPDFDPSHIITIAALMEGGNEVTWQKGEEKLKQLKPSIAAFYSTDAQSQDLMKTGQAPVQVMLSVNAYHLQEQGIAVKIVQPRDYPGIVGIDTMAVMAGTKKADAALQFINFTLSKEIQSELVKALRAGPVNTGASVSPSLAGQPGIFVTPAQWKERGYIMNDEVRAKNLPAWREWFTANIVKK, from the coding sequence ATGCGCGCACGCGTCCTCACCGGCACCCTCGTAGCGCTCCTCACCGTCCCGCTGCTGGTCTCCGCGGCCTCGGCGCAGAATGCGCTCGTGGTGAGCATCTGGGGCGGCAACTGGAAGGACACCGTCGAGAAGGTCGTGGCCAAGCCCTTCACCGCCAAGACCGGCATCCCCGTCGAGTTCGAAGTCGGCGGGACCATCGACCGCCTGGCCAAGGCCCGCGTCGCCAAGGGCAGCCCGCTGGTGGACCTGAACTTCACCACCACCCATGTCGCGCGGCTCTACATCTCCGACGGGCTCTACGAGAAGCTCGACATGGCGAAGATCCCCAACTCGAAGGAGATCGCCCGCGAGGCCTTCCGGAGCGAGTACCACCTGGGTTCCTGGGCGTACGTCTACACCGTCGTCTACCGCCCCGACCTCGTGAAGGAAGAGATCACGAAGTGGTCGGATCTCTGGAACCCGGCGCTCAAGGGCAAGATCGCGATGCCGGACTTCGACCCCTCGCACATCATCACGATCGCCGCGCTGATGGAAGGCGGCAACGAGGTGACCTGGCAGAAGGGCGAGGAGAAGCTCAAGCAGCTCAAGCCGAGCATCGCCGCCTTCTACTCGACGGACGCCCAGAGCCAGGACCTGATGAAGACCGGCCAGGCGCCCGTGCAGGTCATGCTCTCGGTCAACGCTTACCACCTCCAGGAGCAGGGCATCGCCGTCAAGATCGTCCAGCCGAGGGACTACCCCGGCATCGTCGGCATCGACACCATGGCCGTGATGGCCGGCACGAAGAAGGCGGATGCCGCGCTCCAGTTCATCAACTTCACCCTCTCCAAGGAGATCCAGTCGGAACTCGTCAAGGCGCTCAGGGCCGGTCCCGTCAACACGGGCGCCTCCGTGTCCCCGAGCCTCGCCGGGCAGCCCGGCATCTTCGTCACGCCGGCCCAGTGGAAGGAGCGCGGCTACATCATGAACGACGAGGTGCGGGCCAAGAACCTGCCGGCCTGGCGCGAGTGGTTCACGGCGAACATCGTCAAGAAGTGA
- a CDS encoding (2Fe-2S)-binding protein, with product MKRAVRVKVNGTDCEQAVDVRSTLADLLRENLDLTGTHVGCEPGVCGACTVLFDGLPVRACLMLAAQADGHEVTTIEGVAPPGEALHPIQEAFAAKHGLQCGYCTPGIIMSACAFLKEHPAPTDGEIREMLAGHLCRCTGYHFIVEAIAEAARALAGAGPRP from the coding sequence ATGAAGCGGGCCGTCCGCGTGAAGGTGAACGGCACGGACTGCGAGCAAGCCGTGGACGTGCGCTCGACCCTTGCCGACCTCTTACGTGAAAATCTCGACCTGACTGGCACTCACGTCGGCTGTGAGCCCGGCGTCTGCGGCGCCTGCACCGTGCTCTTTGACGGCCTACCCGTGCGCGCCTGCCTCATGCTGGCGGCGCAGGCCGACGGCCACGAGGTGACGACCATCGAGGGAGTCGCGCCGCCCGGCGAAGCGCTTCATCCCATCCAGGAGGCCTTCGCGGCCAAGCACGGGCTCCAGTGCGGCTACTGCACGCCGGGCATCATCATGAGCGCCTGCGCGTTCCTGAAGGAGCATCCCGCGCCGACGGACGGTGAGATCAGGGAGATGCTGGCGGGCCACCTCTGCCGCTGCACCGGGTATCACTTCATCGTCGAGGCCATCGCCGAAGCCGCGCGCGCCCTCGCCGGCGCCGGGCCGCGGCCTTGA
- a CDS encoding FAD binding domain-containing protein, translated as MKPPAFEYVAASSAADAVEALRRYGDEAKILAGGQSLMPMLALRLARPSALVDINRCDDLEGLAESGGVLTVGALARQRDLERWARTGSPLLSEALGWVAHAPIRNRGTVVGSLVHADPASELPALLLCLDGSVLVRRKGGERVIPADKLYLAPLTTSLESDELATSARFQLPPEGAGWGFAEVARRHGDFALVGCAAVLALDSAGAVSHARLGFFGVGGTPVRGAPGEAALMGREPTPARVVEAAKAAAAALSPDGDLHASADYRKKVAATLAERVLVAALSRCGKSR; from the coding sequence ATGAAGCCCCCGGCCTTCGAGTACGTTGCCGCGTCGAGCGCGGCCGACGCCGTCGAGGCGCTCAGGCGCTACGGTGACGAAGCCAAGATCCTGGCCGGCGGCCAGAGCCTCATGCCCATGCTTGCCCTGCGCCTGGCCCGCCCGTCGGCGCTCGTGGACATCAACCGCTGCGACGACCTCGAAGGCCTCGCCGAGTCTGGAGGAGTCCTGACCGTCGGCGCGCTTGCCCGCCAGCGCGATCTCGAGCGCTGGGCGCGGACGGGCTCGCCGCTCCTCTCGGAGGCGCTCGGCTGGGTCGCTCACGCGCCCATCAGGAACCGCGGCACCGTCGTGGGGAGCCTCGTCCACGCTGACCCCGCTTCCGAACTCCCCGCGTTGCTCCTCTGCCTCGACGGCTCCGTCCTCGTGCGCCGCAAGGGCGGCGAGCGCGTGATCCCGGCCGACAAGCTCTACTTGGCCCCGCTGACCACCTCGCTCGAATCCGACGAGCTGGCGACTTCCGCGCGCTTCCAGCTGCCTCCCGAGGGCGCCGGCTGGGGCTTTGCCGAGGTGGCGCGGCGGCACGGCGACTTCGCGCTGGTCGGCTGCGCGGCGGTGCTGGCCCTGGATAGCGCCGGGGCCGTGTCGCACGCGCGGCTGGGATTCTTCGGCGTGGGCGGGACACCGGTCAGGGGCGCGCCGGGAGAGGCCGCCCTCATGGGCCGGGAGCCGACGCCCGCCCGCGTCGTCGAGGCCGCGAAAGCCGCCGCGGCGGCGCTCTCGCCTGACGGCGACCTGCATGCCTCAGCGGACTACCGGAAGAAGGTCGCCGCCACTCTCGCCGAGCGCGTGCTCGTGGCGGCGCTTTCGCGCTGTGGGAAGTCGCGATGA
- a CDS encoding xanthine dehydrogenase family protein molybdopterin-binding subunit — protein MGAKYFGASVRRKEDQRYLRGEGRYVDDIKLPGLLHAAFVRSPHGHAKVLSVKTEAARRLAGVTHVFAFADLERWMKPLPLFGAIPPGLGARVDVTMKQVGQLAMVRDRVRFVGEIVAMVLAGSRALAEDGCELVEVEYEPLPVVADMIAGAEPGAQVLHPEWGDNVAVFFETGFGDPAAAFAQADVTVRERFEIQRYVGMPIETRGVVAQWDARDGSLTTWNSTQVVHFVQQGLVAALGLPPHKIRVIAPDVGGGFGTKATGYPEDLLIPAAAIAARRPVKWTEDRREHMMAAGHARHQMHDIEIAARRDGTMLGVRDRIWLDLGAYNSWGIVLPYNTVAHLLGPHRVPSLHVECRGVVTNKTPNAPYRGAGRPETVFAMDRVVDCLARELRMDPADLRRKNYLTQADMPYELGIPYRDGNPLVYDSGDFKAGLEAALSAVGYDALRQEQASLRAQGVHRGIGISGYVEGTAIGPYEGATVRLDASGHAVVSTGACSQGQGHETSFAQIAADALGIPFDWVTIVGGDTAAIPFGVGTFASRSAVNAGSSIHVAAGKVRDKIVEAAAALLEAAPADIEIADGVVSVRGAPTSSLPVSRVIQAAIPTFAKPGIVSPDFEATVYQHQPTVTYASAVHVAYVEVDVGTGAVRLLRYLVAHDCGKVINPVIVEGQVHGGVAQGVGGALLEEMVYDEQAQLLTGTFMDYLVPTAMEVPPIETVHLEYPSPRNTLGMKGVGEGGAISPPAAIANAVEDALAPFGVRVTRTPLGPSVVLDLLGSAAGK, from the coding sequence ATGGGCGCCAAATACTTCGGAGCCTCCGTCCGCAGGAAAGAAGACCAGCGCTATCTCCGCGGCGAAGGCCGCTACGTGGACGACATCAAGCTGCCGGGGCTGCTCCACGCGGCCTTCGTCCGGAGCCCCCACGGCCACGCCAAGGTCCTCTCGGTGAAGACGGAGGCCGCCCGCCGACTGGCAGGCGTCACCCACGTCTTCGCCTTCGCCGACCTCGAGCGCTGGATGAAGCCCCTGCCGCTCTTCGGCGCCATCCCGCCGGGGCTCGGCGCGCGGGTGGACGTCACGATGAAGCAGGTGGGCCAGCTCGCCATGGTGCGGGACCGCGTCCGCTTCGTCGGTGAGATCGTGGCGATGGTCTTGGCCGGCAGTCGCGCGCTTGCCGAGGACGGCTGCGAGCTGGTCGAGGTCGAGTACGAGCCGCTGCCCGTCGTCGCCGACATGATCGCTGGCGCCGAGCCGGGCGCGCAGGTCCTCCATCCGGAGTGGGGCGACAACGTCGCCGTCTTCTTCGAGACCGGTTTCGGTGATCCGGCCGCGGCGTTCGCCCAGGCTGATGTCACAGTCCGCGAGCGCTTCGAGATCCAGCGCTACGTGGGCATGCCCATCGAGACGCGAGGCGTGGTCGCCCAGTGGGACGCCCGCGACGGCTCACTCACGACGTGGAACTCGACCCAGGTCGTCCACTTCGTCCAGCAGGGGCTCGTCGCGGCGCTCGGTCTGCCGCCCCACAAGATCCGCGTCATCGCCCCCGACGTCGGGGGCGGCTTCGGCACCAAGGCGACCGGCTACCCCGAAGACCTGCTGATCCCCGCCGCCGCCATCGCCGCGCGCCGGCCGGTCAAGTGGACCGAGGACCGCCGCGAGCACATGATGGCGGCCGGGCACGCGCGCCACCAGATGCACGACATTGAGATCGCCGCGCGGCGTGACGGCACCATGCTCGGCGTGCGCGACAGGATCTGGCTCGACCTCGGCGCCTACAACTCCTGGGGCATCGTGCTGCCCTACAACACCGTGGCGCATCTGCTCGGACCGCATCGCGTTCCGAGTCTCCACGTCGAGTGCCGTGGCGTCGTGACCAACAAGACGCCGAACGCGCCGTACCGCGGCGCGGGGCGCCCGGAGACCGTCTTCGCCATGGACAGGGTCGTGGACTGCCTGGCTCGCGAGCTGCGCATGGATCCCGCCGACCTGCGCCGGAAGAACTACCTTACCCAGGCCGACATGCCCTACGAGCTTGGCATCCCGTACCGCGACGGCAACCCGCTGGTCTATGACAGCGGCGACTTCAAGGCGGGGCTCGAGGCCGCGCTCTCCGCCGTCGGCTACGACGCGCTGAGGCAGGAGCAGGCTTCACTCCGCGCCCAAGGTGTCCACCGCGGCATCGGCATCTCGGGCTACGTCGAGGGGACGGCGATCGGGCCGTACGAGGGCGCGACGGTGAGGCTCGACGCCTCGGGGCACGCCGTCGTCTCCACCGGCGCGTGCAGCCAGGGGCAGGGGCACGAGACATCGTTCGCCCAGATCGCCGCCGACGCGCTCGGCATCCCGTTCGACTGGGTGACGATCGTCGGCGGGGACACCGCGGCCATCCCCTTCGGCGTCGGCACCTTCGCCTCGCGGAGCGCGGTGAACGCCGGCAGCTCCATCCACGTCGCCGCCGGCAAGGTGCGCGACAAGATCGTCGAGGCCGCCGCCGCGCTGCTCGAGGCCGCGCCGGCCGACATCGAGATCGCCGACGGCGTGGTCTCGGTGCGCGGAGCGCCTACCTCCTCGCTGCCCGTGAGCCGCGTGATCCAGGCGGCGATCCCGACCTTCGCCAAGCCGGGCATCGTCTCGCCTGATTTCGAGGCGACGGTGTACCAGCACCAGCCGACCGTGACCTACGCGAGCGCCGTCCACGTCGCGTACGTGGAAGTGGATGTCGGCACAGGCGCCGTGAGGCTCTTGCGCTATCTCGTCGCCCACGACTGCGGCAAGGTCATCAATCCCGTGATCGTGGAAGGGCAGGTTCACGGCGGAGTCGCCCAGGGAGTCGGCGGCGCGCTCCTCGAGGAGATGGTCTACGACGAGCAGGCGCAGCTCCTGACCGGCACCTTCATGGACTATCTCGTGCCCACGGCCATGGAAGTGCCGCCGATCGAGACCGTCCACCTCGAGTACCCGTCGCCGAGAAACACCCTTGGTATGAAAGGGGTCGGCGAGGGCGGCGCGATCTCGCCGCCCGCCGCCATCGCCAACGCCGTCGAGGACGCACTCGCCCCCTTCGGCGTGCGCGTTACGCGGACTCCCCTCGGGCCTTCCGTGGTCTTGGACCTCCTCGGGTCGGCGGCGGGGAAATGA
- a CDS encoding Crp/Fnr family transcriptional regulator yields the protein MLAALRRVAYFRSVPAAELARLAQRCRQRALRQGERAFEAGDACRGLLVVAEGAVEMRQVSPRGREQVLHAEGAGATLGEAPLFDGQGYIASAVAVEPTRLVLVPRQAVLDLCRRHPAVALSMLEAMARRVRRFAELVEDLSFRQVTERLARHLEASAAASGVPVSPGTIVDLRLTQEQLSARLGTVRELVSRALAQLERAGAIKRSRSGIVIRDPGRLAEAARGGAPA from the coding sequence GTGCTGGCGGCGCTGCGCCGGGTTGCTTACTTTCGCTCCGTCCCGGCGGCTGAGCTCGCGCGGCTCGCTCAGCGCTGCCGCCAGCGCGCTCTCAGGCAGGGCGAGCGGGCTTTCGAAGCGGGGGATGCGTGCCGCGGGCTCCTTGTCGTCGCCGAGGGCGCGGTGGAGATGCGCCAGGTCTCGCCGCGCGGCCGGGAGCAGGTGCTCCACGCCGAGGGCGCGGGCGCCACGCTCGGTGAGGCGCCCCTCTTCGACGGCCAGGGCTATATCGCCTCGGCCGTTGCCGTCGAGCCCACGCGGCTCGTGCTCGTTCCCCGGCAGGCCGTGCTCGACCTCTGCCGGCGCCATCCGGCCGTCGCGCTGTCCATGCTCGAAGCCATGGCGAGACGGGTGCGGCGTTTTGCCGAGCTCGTCGAGGACCTGTCCTTCCGCCAGGTCACCGAGCGCCTGGCGCGCCACCTCGAGGCGAGCGCCGCCGCGTCGGGCGTGCCGGTGTCGCCGGGGACCATCGTCGATCTCAGACTCACGCAGGAACAGCTGTCCGCGCGGCTCGGCACTGTGCGAGAGCTCGTCTCACGTGCCCTCGCCCAGCTCGAGCGCGCCGGCGCGATCAAGCGCAGCCGCTCAGGGATAGTGATCCGCGACCCCGGGCGCCTCGCCGAGGCGGCGCGGGGCGGCGCTCCCGCGTGA
- a CDS encoding ABC transporter permease codes for MAARGTLGDLLRTLRGRPLGLAGLVGAGLFMCIAVIGPWVAPADPFALSAGALMPPGRGHWLGTDDLGRDLLSGVLYGARVSLLVGLAAAGGAVLIGVTVGAAAGYWRGRLDEVLMRVTEWVLVVPQFLIVLVVAAIFGADLRLVVIVLALVGWPTAARLTRAQFLTLGDREFVVAARGLGASDARIIGRQILPNALPPIVVAGSLQIPAAILAEASLRFLGLSDPHVLSWGGMLNQAQNFLQQAWWMPLFPGAAIFFTVLSFNLAGEALNEMLDPRARTAGV; via the coding sequence GTGGCGGCGCGGGGCACGCTCGGCGACCTTCTCCGGACGTTGCGCGGCCGCCCCCTCGGCCTCGCGGGGCTCGTCGGCGCCGGGCTCTTCATGTGCATCGCGGTCATCGGGCCGTGGGTCGCTCCCGCCGATCCCTTCGCGCTGAGCGCCGGCGCCCTGATGCCGCCGGGGCGGGGGCACTGGCTCGGCACCGACGACCTCGGCCGCGACCTCCTCTCGGGCGTGCTCTATGGCGCGCGCGTCTCGCTTCTCGTCGGGCTCGCCGCCGCGGGAGGCGCCGTGCTGATCGGCGTCACCGTGGGCGCCGCGGCGGGCTACTGGCGCGGACGTCTCGACGAGGTGCTGATGCGCGTGACAGAGTGGGTGCTCGTGGTGCCGCAGTTCCTCATCGTGCTGGTCGTGGCGGCGATCTTCGGCGCCGACCTGCGCCTAGTCGTCATCGTGCTGGCGCTGGTCGGCTGGCCGACGGCCGCGAGGCTCACGCGCGCGCAGTTCCTGACGCTGGGGGACCGCGAGTTCGTCGTGGCGGCGCGCGGCCTCGGGGCCTCGGACGCGCGTATCATCGGCCGCCAGATCCTCCCAAACGCGCTGCCGCCCATCGTGGTAGCGGGGTCGCTCCAGATCCCGGCCGCCATCCTGGCCGAGGCCTCGCTGCGCTTTCTCGGGCTCAGTGACCCGCACGTGCTCTCCTGGGGCGGCATGCTCAACCAGGCGCAGAATTTCCTCCAGCAGGCCTGGTGGATGCCGTTGTTTCCGGGCGCGGCGATCTTCTTCACGGTGCTGTCGTTCAACCTTGCGGGCGAGGCGCTCAACGAGATGCTCGATCCGCGCGCCCGCACGGCGGGGGTTTGA
- a CDS encoding ABC transporter permease, translating into MLPFIGRRLVSLGPLLLGMLVLGFAIIQLAPGDPVQVLVGDYPAPPEYVKQVRERFGLDQPRWVQFARYAGQVLRGNLGYSFFYNEPVLDLIAGRLGATLLLMTAALLISTVAGIGLGVACGRRPGSTADHALMVVGLVGYSLPVFWLGQLLLMGLALKLDLFPTQGMRGVLFGVGPAGRALDVLHHLALPALTLATRYLALNVRLMRASLVEVGAQDYLRTARAKGLSERVVIYKHALRNALVPVVTMIGLNVGHLMAGAVLTETVFAWPGLGRLIFDSILHRDYPVMLGGLLVVSVCVVVGNLLADLAYAVIDPRIRLERI; encoded by the coding sequence GTGCTCCCGTTCATCGGCCGGCGGCTCGTGAGCCTCGGCCCGCTCCTCCTCGGCATGCTGGTGCTGGGCTTCGCCATCATCCAGCTCGCGCCGGGCGATCCTGTGCAGGTCCTCGTCGGCGACTACCCCGCACCTCCCGAGTACGTCAAGCAGGTCCGCGAGCGCTTCGGTCTCGACCAGCCGCGCTGGGTCCAATTCGCCCGCTATGCCGGGCAGGTGCTGCGCGGCAACCTCGGCTACTCCTTCTTCTACAACGAGCCTGTGCTCGACCTGATCGCGGGCCGGCTCGGGGCCACGCTCCTCCTCATGACCGCAGCACTCCTGATCTCGACCGTGGCCGGCATCGGCCTCGGCGTCGCGTGCGGCCGGCGGCCGGGCAGCACGGCCGACCACGCGCTCATGGTCGTCGGCCTCGTGGGCTACTCGCTGCCGGTCTTCTGGCTCGGTCAGCTCCTCCTCATGGGGCTCGCGCTCAAGCTCGATCTCTTCCCGACCCAGGGCATGCGCGGGGTGCTCTTCGGAGTGGGCCCCGCCGGCCGCGCCCTCGACGTGCTCCACCACCTGGCGCTGCCGGCGCTCACGCTGGCGACACGCTATCTCGCGCTCAACGTCCGGCTCATGCGCGCGAGCCTGGTCGAGGTCGGGGCCCAGGACTATCTCCGCACCGCTCGGGCCAAGGGGCTTTCCGAGCGCGTGGTCATCTACAAACACGCGCTCCGGAACGCGCTGGTGCCGGTCGTCACGATGATCGGGCTCAACGTGGGGCACCTCATGGCGGGCGCGGTGCTCACGGAGACGGTCTTCGCCTGGCCGGGGCTCGGGCGCCTCATCTTCGACTCGATCCTTCACCGAGACTACCCGGTGATGCTGGGCGGGCTCCTCGTCGTGTCGGTCTGCGTGGTCGTGGGCAACCTGCTCGCGGACCTGGCCTATGCCGTGATCGATCCGCGCATCAGGCTGGAGCGAATCTAA
- a CDS encoding MmgE/PrpD family protein, producing the protein MPTVSESLARWVAALAFERLPADVVRMARRCLLDTLGCALQGSTTPEAVLLRQVRDDLGGTGPCTVWGMPGCAAPQAAALLNGTHAHLRELDDIGGGGHAGACQVSAAMGAAELTGADGKAVLLGLVAGHEIASRLTDAASYDTMTLHGWHTTGVYGALGAAAAAARVMGLDAAGTAHALGLAGSYVGGTWAFMADGAMSKRVHPGRSAETGLTAAVLARRGVTGPREVLDAAWGGLFETYVPGQADAQAALKDLGEGFRILKKGIKPYPVCWGINSAADSMLKLRADHALTAGNIRRVRVVLSEMSRRMIGTKRVDTVLDAQMSVAYALAWIILRGRLTLDEFTPEALRDHAARSLMTRIDLEVDPAAHGERQTVEVETLDGRRLSSRVEIPRGHWDAPLTDAELREKFLALAGAVLGSRTQAAADLVDRIESPGALSELVALLRG; encoded by the coding sequence TTGCCCACGGTCTCGGAATCGCTGGCTCGCTGGGTCGCCGCGCTCGCATTCGAGCGCCTGCCGGCGGACGTGGTCAGGATGGCGCGCCGCTGCCTGCTCGATACGCTCGGCTGCGCGCTCCAGGGGTCGACCACTCCCGAAGCGGTGTTGCTCCGCCAGGTCCGTGACGACCTCGGCGGCACTGGTCCCTGCACGGTGTGGGGTATGCCGGGCTGCGCGGCGCCGCAGGCCGCGGCGCTTCTGAACGGCACCCACGCCCACCTCCGCGAGCTCGACGATATCGGCGGCGGCGGACACGCGGGCGCCTGCCAGGTGTCGGCGGCCATGGGCGCCGCTGAGCTGACGGGCGCCGACGGGAAAGCCGTGCTGCTCGGCTTGGTCGCCGGCCACGAGATCGCGTCGCGCCTTACGGATGCCGCGAGCTACGACACCATGACGCTCCATGGCTGGCATACCACCGGAGTCTACGGCGCGCTCGGCGCCGCCGCCGCTGCCGCGCGCGTGATGGGACTCGATGCCGCAGGCACGGCGCATGCCCTCGGCCTCGCGGGCTCCTATGTCGGCGGCACGTGGGCCTTCATGGCGGACGGCGCCATGAGCAAGCGCGTGCATCCCGGCAGATCAGCCGAGACGGGACTGACGGCGGCGGTGCTCGCGCGCCGCGGTGTCACGGGCCCGCGCGAGGTTCTCGACGCCGCCTGGGGTGGGCTCTTCGAGACGTATGTGCCGGGACAGGCCGATGCGCAGGCGGCGCTCAAGGACCTGGGGGAAGGCTTCCGCATTCTGAAGAAAGGGATCAAGCCCTATCCGGTCTGCTGGGGCATCAACAGCGCCGCCGATTCCATGCTCAAGCTCCGGGCCGATCATGCGCTCACCGCCGGGAACATTCGCCGCGTGCGGGTCGTCCTCTCCGAGATGAGCCGTCGGATGATCGGCACGAAGCGCGTGGACACCGTGCTCGACGCCCAGATGAGCGTGGCCTACGCGCTCGCCTGGATCATCCTCCGCGGCCGTCTCACCCTCGACGAGTTCACGCCCGAGGCCCTCCGGGACCACGCCGCCCGCTCGCTGATGACCCGCATCGACCTCGAGGTGGACCCGGCTGCGCACGGCGAGCGTCAAACAGTCGAGGTCGAGACCCTGGACGGCCGCCGCTTGTCTTCCCGAGTCGAGATCCCGCGCGGCCACTGGGACGCTCCGCTCACCGACGCCGAACTCCGCGAGAAATTCCTCGCGCTCGCCGGCGCCGTCTTGGGCTCTCGTACCCAGGCGGCCGCGGACCTCGTGGACAGGATCGAGTCGCCGGGAGCCCTCTCGGAGCTCGTGGCGCTGCTCCGCGGCTAG